From the genome of Cytophagales bacterium WSM2-2:
GCGGAAAATTTCAAATTTGCCTGTAACCTTTCTAAAATCGCTCAGTTTCCCTCCTGAACCCCCTAAATTGGAAGCACTTTCTGACAACTATTTAATGGCCAAAGTGCGGGACGGAGATCCTGAAAAGCTTGGCTTGCTGTATGAACGATACAAGAGACCACTCCTAGGCTTTTTTGTAGGCATGGTGAGGGACCGTGAACTGGGTGAAGACCTTGTTCAGAATACATTCGTTCGCATTCTCAAGTATCGCCACCTGTTCCGCGGAGACGGAGATTTCCGCACCTGGATGTTTCATATCGCCCGCAACGTGAAAAATGACCATTTCAGAAAGAACAAAATGGTCCATGAAAAAGTGGAGAAATGGGAGGAAAGAATTGAAGATACGAGCGATAAAATTTCGGAGTGGCAAAGCGATGATGAGCAACGAATGCTGGCCGTAGCGCTTGATAAATTACCGGAAGATAAACGGGAGATTCTATTGCTCAGCAAGTTTCAGGAGAAAAAGTATAAAGAGATAGGGGATATTCTCGGATGCTCAGAAGGGGCAGTGAAAGTGAAAGTTTTTAGAGCTCTGCAAGAGTTGAAAGTAATTTACCAGCAAGTGGAAAAGATGATGTGACAGAGTCACGTAAACGAAAAGGAATTATGGAAAAAAATCGAATAGATGAATTGGTTGCCAAGTACAATGAAGGCCTGGCAGATCCATCAGAAACTCTACAGTTGGAGAGGTTGATTGAAAACGGCAAAGTAGAACTGACTCAATTGCGCCAGTTGACTAAGCTCGATGAAGGAATAGACAAATTCTCAGAACCGACCCCGTCTCAGGAATTGGACAGTCGGTTTTATGAAATGCTGGCGAAGGAGAAAAAGCCTGTTGCGAAGCCATCGTTCTCATTAGATTGGTTGACTGACTTAGTTTTTTCCAAGGCAGCGGGAGTAGCCTTGCTGGTAGCAATCAGCTTTAGTGCAGGTCTCATGATGCAAAAAAAGACAGGTAGCGTGGAGGTTAATGTGTTGGCTGAAGAAGTTAAGGGATTGAAAGAGATGATGATGATCTCCATGCTTGAAAAGGAATCGGCTACTGATCGCTTAAAGGCGGTGAGTCTGAGCGAAGAGATTCCCGGGCCAAGCAAAAAAGTTACGGATGCTCTTTTAAAAACACTTAGCTCAGACCCTAGTGTTAATGTACGGCTGGCCTCGCTGGAAGCATTGCGTACCTACGCGAAATCACCAGGGGTAAGGGCTAATCTTGTGCGAGCTATTGCACAGCAAGATTCCCCATTGGTGCAGGTAGCACTCGCAGATTTGATGGTTGAGCTGCAGGAAAAGTCTTCTGTTGGAGAATTGAAGAAGGTGATGGAGCAGGAGAATACTCCGAAGGAAGTGAAGCAAAGGATAAAAGAAAGTATCAATGTGTTGATTTAAAATATTCGACTATGAAAAAGATAATAACAGTGATTTTGTGTCTGCCTCTAATGGCAGGTGCGCAAACGTTCACCGATAAGATTACAAAGGAGCTAGCGTTTGAAAAAGTGGGACCGAATAATACGCTCATCATTGCCAATATAAATGGTTCGATGAAAGTACAGGGATACGATGGTGATAAAATTCTGATCGAAGCTGAGCGAACCATTAAAGCCAAAACAGAGGCGAGACTTGAGCAAGGAAAAAAAGAAATGCAGCTGGGCCAGATCGACAGGTTCGATACATTGATTGTGTATGTCAGCGGCAATTGCAATACTACGTTTGGCTATCGCAACAAAAAGCATTATAGCGGCTGGTCGTATAACTCGGATTGCAGAGGAGGTGACTGCAACCCACCTTACGATTACGTCTTTAATTTTACGATAAAGGTGCCTGCCGGAATCAATGTTGAAGTTTCAACGGTGAATAATGGAGATGTGACGGTGACAAACATGAAAGGAGCAGTGAAGGCAAACAATATCAATGGTGCCATCCGCCTGACTTCCCTCGAAGGGCCCGCCAGCGCGAGCACAATTAATGGTGACGTAGATATTGAATATTTACGTAACCCCGGCAAAGATTGTAAGTATTACTCACTGAATGGCGACATCAACGCCTTGTTTGTAAAAGGACTTGCTGCCAACATGAGTTTCAAAAGTTTTAACGGAGCGTTGTATACCAATGTCCCGAAGCTCGAAGGTCTTCCAGCATCGATCGTAAAGGAGGACTCCAGGGAAGGACTGAAGCTCAGAATTGCCAGCAATCAATTCAAAATCGGAAACGGGGGTGCTCTTCAGGATTTTGAGACATTCAATGGTGATGTAATTGTCAAAGAAAAATAAGTAAACAAAAAAATAAGTAATCGTTATGAAAAATGTATTGGTAGTTTTAGTGATGTTGATGAGTGCTGTAGTAAGAGCACAGGATTCCGGAGAATTTACTGTACCATTTTCAAATCCGGCGGGTGCAATGAAAGTGATTGTCGACATTAAAACCGGCTCAATTAAAGTGAAGGGAACGGCACGTAAGGATGTGCTTGTCAAATACAGTAGTGAAAAGGATGAAGATGACGACCGGCATGACAAACACGACAAAGACAGCAAAAGTACGCGTGACGGTCTTAAAAAGATCAGCAGCGGAACAATGAACCTGGAAGCGTCCGAATTTCAAAATACAATTAAGGTAACCTCTGACAACTGGAGTGCAAGGATAGAAGTGGAAGTAGAAGTTCCTTCAACAATCAATGCCAGAATCAAGACATACAATGACGGAGACATCGATGTGAACAACATTACGGGTATTGTTGAACTGATTAACTACAACGGTGCGATTACGGCTACTGGAATTTCAGGAACAGTAGTGGCAGAGACTTATAACGGAGATATTAAAATTTCGTACGATAAACTCACACCTGACACACCTCTGTCGTATGCCAACTACAATGGAGATATTGACCTCACATTTCCTGGATCGCTGAAAGCAAATTTCAAGATGAAGACCAAGCAAGGCGAAATCTATTCCGGATTTGATGCACAGGTTCAGAAATCAGCACCTGTACAAACTGAATCCAAGTCAGGGGTTTACAAAGTGCAAATTGATGATTGGGTCAAGGTAAATGTGAATGGTGGAGGCCCTGAGATCAGCATTCAGACACATAATGGTGACGTTTATCTAAGAAAAAAATAAGTACTCGGTTATAAAAAATGAAAGGCCTCGAAAGGGGCTTTTTTTATTTTAGGAATCACGTATCTTAGCAGCATAAGCGGGAGTAGCTCAGTTGGTAGAGCATCAGCTTCCCAAGCTGAGGGTCGCGAGTTCGAGCCTCGTTTCCCGCTCTTATCTCTTCACCGGTTCCAATATTTCAAATTCTTTAATTTCAGGGTGCGGCTCGATGATGCGATGCTTCATCAATGCAGCAGACGTAGTTAGAGCTAATAGAGACATAAATGAATCCCTAAAATTTCCCTCCAATCCTGAGTTAAGAGACTGAACTCAGAGAGAAAATAATTACATTCGATAGTCTATATGAAATTTGTAAGACAGAATGGAATTTTCCGATAAGCCGAAGCTTTCATTTTGGCAGATCATTAACATGAACGTTGGCTTCTTTGGCATTCAATACAGCTTTGGATTACAGCAGTCTGCTGTCAACCCGTTGTACACTTTCCTTCACGCCAAACCCGAAGAACTTCCTCTGCTAAATCTCGCTGGCCCAATGACAGGGCTTTTGATTCAACCGATCATTGGCGCGCTTAGCGATAGGACCTGGCATCCGAAGTGGGGCAGGAGGAAGCCATATTTTTTAATCGGAGCTTTGGCATGCAGTCTGTGTCTTTTTGTTTTTCCTTTCAGTAGTACATTATGGATGGCTGCCGGACTCTTGTGGATTTTGGATGCAGCAAACAATACTGCCATGGAGCCTTACCGCGCATTTATTGCTGATAAACTCTCTCATGCCCAAAGAGCTACCGGCTTCTTAACGCAAAGTTTTTTTACCGGCCTGGGGATTACGCTTGCCAATCTCTCTCTGTATTTTTTTCAACAGTGGATAACCGGATCGGCCTCAACTCAGATTCCGTATTGGGTGTACGGGTCTTTTTTTGTTGGCGCAGCTTGCTCTATTCTCTCAGTAGGTTGGTCAGTTTATACAACCCCGGAAATTCCACCTACTCCTGATGAGATAAGAGCACTAAAGGCAGCACCATTTAATT
Proteins encoded in this window:
- a CDS encoding RNA polymerase subunit sigma-24; the protein is MAKVRDGDPEKLGLLYERYKRPLLGFFVGMVRDRELGEDLVQNTFVRILKYRHLFRGDGDFRTWMFHIARNVKNDHFRKNKMVHEKVEKWEERIEDTSDKISEWQSDDEQRMLAVALDKLPEDKREILLLSKFQEKKYKEIGDILGCSEGAVKVKVFRALQELKVIYQQVEKMM